From Amycolatopsis sp. cg9, one genomic window encodes:
- a CDS encoding PH domain-containing protein, translating into MAEKAQQDEGRKAVFRVPRTSFMAIALLTVCVTPIALGEIPYLQWLYVFPIALAVFVVRHRTVATREGLAIRTVFGKRDVPWSALKGLAITKKSRVQAVLKDDTKVPLPTVRTRHLPVLSLVSEGLVADPSGLLEEEDLKPGS; encoded by the coding sequence GTGGCCGAAAAAGCTCAGCAGGACGAGGGCCGGAAAGCCGTCTTCCGCGTCCCCCGCACGTCGTTCATGGCGATCGCGCTCCTGACCGTCTGCGTGACGCCGATCGCACTCGGGGAAATCCCGTACCTGCAGTGGCTCTACGTCTTCCCGATCGCGCTGGCGGTCTTCGTGGTCCGGCACCGCACCGTCGCCACGCGCGAAGGGCTCGCGATCCGGACGGTGTTCGGCAAGCGCGACGTGCCGTGGTCGGCGCTGAAGGGCCTCGCGATCACCAAGAAGTCCCGCGTCCAGGCGGTGCTGAAGGACGACACGAAGGTGCCGCTGCCGACTGTCCGCACCCGGCACCTGCCGGTGCTGTCGCTGGTGAGCGAAGGCCTCGTCGCCGACCCGAGCGGCCTGCTCGAAGAGGAAGACCTCAAGCCCGGCTCGTAG